From the Hoplias malabaricus isolate fHopMal1 chromosome 6, fHopMal1.hap1, whole genome shotgun sequence genome, the window ATGGTACGACATGCTGCAGGTCCCCTCAGGGCATCTGGAGTTGTTGCATCTACAATATAGTGAGTACACATCAGCATGTGAGCATAGTTCAGCAGGAGTGTGACTGTTTTGTTTGACTATGATTTTTATtgtatgattatttattttaaaacggCTACTCTTTAattggccctgtgaaggactgaagccccctccagggtgtgttcctgccttgcacccaacgattcagggtaggctctggacccaccacgaccctgaactggataagcggttacagacaaggaatgaattaatgaataatctTTAATCGTTGTTTTTATTTGTCACAGTTTATAGGTGCTAATGTAAATTCCCAAATCTGGACAAAATTTTGCattctttttgtgttttgtccttcatttcttttttttaaactacattACCCTTTGCTAAAGTTAAGGTTTcacaatgaatggaccaacaaatatttcagaaagacttatatataaatattgtcaCATCAATCCCCATTACGAGTTAAGAATATTTTTCCTTCTGCTTGAAAAGTTTTGTTGCAACTGTAGCAAAATTAATAGGAATTTATATGAAGACTGATTGATTTAtgattgattaattgatttTTGGGCTCTTCTAGGGTCAGTGTTGTCCTGATGGTTTCCATTGCTGTCCATATGGTTATTACTGTGATATAACATCTACCCGATGTCTGCGTGGAGCTCTGAGTCTGCCTGCTCTTCACATTCCTGCTACGCTCAATAAGCAGGTACATAACAGGTGTATCATCATCCagggacagtgtgtgatgtagtACATGGCATAGCACGTATAGCATAAATGCAGTTACATTCCATTCAGTCAAAACACAGAAATCACCTTCCTGtctctgcactcattgtccagTTTATTCACTCTGTGGTGTACTTTGTGGTACTACAATTATAGAAAGTAGTCCatattttgctctgcataccttgttaGCCTCTTTTCAGTCTGTTCTAAAATgttcaggacccacacaggacCAGTACACAGGAGGTGGTATTTGGGTgttggattattctcagtgctgcaatgacaataatgtagtggctgtgtgtttgagcttgttgcactggtacaattAGATCAGACACAGTACTCCTGCCACCCCCATGTCAGTGTGGGGGTCATTATCCttgaagaacaggttgaaaagGGCCTAACcaagtatgcacagcaacaggtGAATTGCAGTCTCTatttgtagagctacaaagtgcacctttgtggtgagtggagctgattaaatagACAGTCATTAAAGAAGTAGGTAACTTACTGTTAAAGCTGTATATTGGATTATATACTGTCAGGAAGGAACTTTTCCTCTGAGCATAATGATGGTAACTTCAAAGGCAAAGTCAACGTTATTGCCTTTAGAGGCACAGTCATCAGGGGAGATTATAACTTAAAATGTTGTTAGGCAACTacactattttaaaaataaaactctccCCTTATTGGAAATGATATGCATACCACATTGGAATATATTTATAGTGTCAAAAAGCATATGTTCAGAAGTATACAGTGTAGTGAAGTAATATGGTGAAATATGAtcatatgatgatgatgatgttttgcACCATGAAATACCACTGGTCTCATGATTTTCATGTAGGAGTCATGCAGTTAGTTTTGCCCACATTTATTATGCCATTACCAGAAGCTAaggaaaaataataacaacaaatagTCCACCTTCACCCACCTGCCATTATGTGATGGGTTCACCTAGCTCAAAGACCATCTCAGATACAGCCATTCAATTAGAAATGTTGTAGAGTAGAAGGAGATTCTGTTAAGGTTGTAAATTCATGTGACATGGCATACTCAACATCTTCATatcaaaatatacaaaataacacATTGTCACTGTCTGATTTAGgaaaacatattaaaacagtaacaaaatcaaacaaataatataaatgaatgagagtgaaaaatcctaaaataataataataaaaaagcaggGCGTAGTTGAACTGCAGTTTGAGGACCTGCCAAAATGTCATCTGACTTGTGACTGTTTCAAAACCACTTTACTTTGTAATCAGATTTACTTCTGTTTTACTTAACTATTTTATTCTCTCTGTTACATATTAAAGCTTTAAACCTAACTTGTGTAAATCTCCTCCTAGAGGATATATGGGCTTCAAAACAAGAAAGGCTGGATAAGTGTTCAACTTTACTAGATAGGTTTTGTTATTGtgctgttttgcctgtgattTATTTACATAGCATTGTATGGGCTTATTTTCTGGTAAAATCTATCTGTATACTTGATTTTTTGTTACTTTTCTGTAATTCACTGAATTCTCCCATAGTAATGCAGTATTCCCATTCACCTTGGACCCCTGAACTATCATTATACAGACTGCCTGAATTCTAGCGCTTGCATGAACTCTGAGAAACCCACACTGAACTGTAGAAAAgggaacagaaacagaaacaaataaTTTCTAGTTACTGACCTGGTCACATACCAAGACAAGGGTGTTACTGCAAGAAAACTGCCAGATTTTTGGTTAATATTCACTAGTTTGTCCAGCTGCCTTGTAGGTCAATTATAAAAGTTAGAAGAGTCCATGATAATTTATTGTAtcacattttcatatttcaatCATctcttaaaggcaatgtttggACTGTGGTGAACTTTATTAATACTTATGTCAGCTGATTACATTCATACTTAACTAAATTTTTAACATTTGCTCTTTTGGAATGTTACtctttaaatacaaatattctgtCATCTATGAGTTAAAATTTAACTCACCTTTAATAGTTTTGTCATTTAGATGAATATTGGAAATAGCTTTTAATGTCTTTACTCTAAGGAAGTGTCATACCATAATTGAAAGGTCCTTAATATCATATAACACTTGAACTGAACCATACTTATCACAATTAGGTTTTATTACTTACTGAATCTTTCAGTTTAATAACCCAAACTGTTGGTGTGTTTAGGATCAGTGTTGTCTGAGTGAGGAAGGTTGCTGTCCCCATGGGTTCCGCTGTGATGAGAAGAGCAGAgcctgtgtgagtgacttggatGAGAACAGTCCAGTGGTTCCCCTGAAGCAGGCTTTAGACAGAGAGGTCCAGGATGAAGTCATACGCTGCAATGGCCGCTTCTATTGTCCATCTGCACACACCTGCTGCAAGACACCAACTGGCGACTGGGGATGCTGTCCGTATCCTCTGGTAAGTTGATTAAGATCCTTACTATGAGAATGATACATCCTTCGGTTTAGCCCCTTTGTTTAGAGTAATATATTTGTttccttgatttttttttaaagggacagtgttGTAAGGATGGGAAGCACTGTTGTGAATTCGGCTTCAACTGTGATGCAACTTACTCCAACTGCACAAAAGGCTACACAAGAATTCCTGCTGGAACCAAGAAAAATGCCCAGTTCCTCTAATTCCTTGTACTGATTAATGTTGAACAACAGAAGGCATTTGAGTAATAGAAAAAGGAGTATGTTCCATAAATAAAGTATTACTCTGTTCTGGTCCTGTTTTCCAAAATGATGCTTGGTAAATCAGTGGGAATCTTGGGAATGCTTGGTAAATCAGTAATATTCAATGTACTTCCATTTAATTCTCTTGCAATTAATCATAATTATATACTCAGAAATACTTTGTAAATCCTTAAGATAAGACACAGTTAGTGGATTAGGCACAGAGTATCAATGTTAATGCTAGGCTGAGATAAGTCTATTACACTAATAACCACTACCACAAACAGCAGCTCTGTTGTTAGTTACTTACTGATCAATGATATAATGGGAATGTATGGTTTAAATGTGAACCAGCAAAACAGAGCTGCATGTGTTTGAAAAATCTTAATGATGTGAGAATAAATATTGTCAAACATTTGGATGGTTCAGATTTTCTGCATAAAGTGATAAATCTGttttttatgtatgtgtgtgtgtgtgtaaatcttCTATTAAAACataattagggtgaccagatctgagatggtgaaaaagagagggggggggggtttggatgagctctcgcccctccttgtatgtttagctgaatctgtgtgtgcttttaggtactttacacctttatttgctacacatgggaaaacatgggaattttatttatttttttttattcatccgagaacttacatttatgtttcggcatagctgctccagatgagggtgggtacatgagctttgcctgacgtaaacaaggactacagacgtgcagactgaccaattaaatgtttacagagaaggttatcgaccaataacggtagctctacagtcagaccgtccaatcagaagattttaggctacttcaccacgccccttctcactcaagcgaaccaatcggagtaggggagggcgggactagtttgtgaacgaaacgcttctcgaaattctaagctctagaaaaaaaaatcccggacgtttgtgaaattccgcgcgcacatttttttaagtctgaaGAAGAAGACAtttccgggtaaaagaggacgtttgGTCACCCTAAACATAATGGATTTAGATAGCAGATTGTCCAGTATATCGGTGTGGTTATATGGACAAGcatgaatattttcatttttgcttaaaaaaataataattaaaaaataaattaaaaggcTCGTTGTTCGCAGAAATGCCTCTACACATTAATacgatattaaaataaaatagctTAACTTTCTACACATTTCTGTTGAAGTGTATAGTTCAACACAGTTTTAAGCACTGGTGTACGCGGCTAAACGTGCGCGAAGCGTCTGCTTCAAACGTCATCAATGTGCACACTTCAAGGAATACATTAAAGGCGTAGGGTATTGTTTGGgacagtttcttttttttccatcgCTCCTCCCGCGGCATGTGTTGCTGTAGTAACGCGGTGTCAACAGCCCGGCGCTGTGTGCGCGTTAGAGAATGTCGGGGATGTCGGCCATGAGCAGAAAAATCATTCAGAACTTGGCTGAAACATTGTCCAAACAGGCCAAACACTGTGAGTATCCGGACTAATGCTGACCTCCTTTCTGTTTAGCAGCACCACTTAATGAAACACGCTTTACCGTTTGATAAAAAGAGTCTAGCACTGTGGTATTGTTCTCCAGCTGGATGTCCCACTTCCAGTCTTGTTTCTACAAGGATCAGTCGCTTTTATGTCCCTTTAGAAACACTACAAAGTTGGTATCTTTGTCTAAACGTGTACGCTCTTCTGGAGCTGTTCTCCTTTATCAGTAAGTTAGAACAAAGGCGCTTCATTCAGCTATTTTTAGGTAAACCACTTAACACAAATAATGTTATCCTTAAAAACTGGAAATAGACACTTAAAAGTTACTTATTAATAGATTAGGTATCTAATGTCACACCATATACCTCAAATCCATATTAAGCTTTTATATGAAGAACATTCAACATTTCTATACACAAGAAACCTTCAAATAGAGAAATATCTAGTGATTGTCTAGCAATAACTACTctcataaatatttgaatttgtgCTTTCTGAGTATTTCAAATAGTAAAGCATGTACTGTTAAACACATTTGTGATTTAAGAGAATTAATGTTTAGCGAGAGGCCAACAGTAGAGCCTAACACATTTCAGTTCCCAAAGTAGTTCAGCTCAAGTTATGTAGGGAAGTAAGCACTTCTATTCAAATTACTTCTGCCTGAGTTGatcatttttgtaaatatatggcCTTTGGTATGCACTGATTTACACAAAACTCcataaatttaatcaaaaattaTGTTTCTACAGTTAATAAAAACGAGGCAGAGTGCCTCAT encodes:
- the grna.1 gene encoding granulin 1 gives rise to the protein MRALFLETMIAVLVLLLAALVSSDVICPDGKHCDDNNTCCPTDTGYGCCNYPNAVCCSDKVHCCPQDYVCDTKSMHCVKEGLPWYSIPMSPQKTAKEQKETNPVSSPSVVYCDSYHTCPDGTTCCRSPQGIWSCCIYNIGQCCPDGFHCCPYGYYCDITSTRCLRGALSLPALHIPATLNKQDQCCLSEEGCCPHGFRCDEKSRACVSDLDENSPVVPLKQALDREVQDEVIRCNGRFYCPSAHTCCKTPTGDWGCCPYPLGQCCKDGKHCCEFGFNCDATYSNCTKGYTRIPAGTKKNAQFL